A single Flavobacterium sp. 1 DNA region contains:
- a CDS encoding trehalase family glycosidase codes for MMKINMRNSKILRTAELIAFSLIINLWGFTCFGQPYADTHVKNKLVELNPYIGKAIDTSLPPAFVEAKERLPEPFWNVRPDVIKCYWRAWEIAFSNLKQVNKSSGFVSPFIDPAFNGNIFMWDCSFMTMYGKYAKSVFNFQNTLNNFYAKQHSDGFICREIRESDGSDCFERFDPSSTGPNIMPWSEWEYFLNYNDTDRLKNVFPVLLAYYEWFYTYRSWPDGTYYSSGWGCGMDNQHRMAKNFNAAWSHGFLSWIDTSFQEVYSAKILIEMAKVLGRENDVVDIKNQTDKLSSQINNYMWDEKEKYYFDRFKNGDLSKTKSIASYWGLLAGAVPENRINDFVKHLQDTSMFARKHMVPTLSADDANFNPDGGYWNGAVWAPTNYMVLRGLTKYGFDPLAYQIAINHLNNVVEVFDKTNTFWENYAPDKAQGNDHSNFVGWTGLVPINVLFEYVFGIRPNVPNNELIIDVNLTDEYGINKYPYGKSGLLDIHCMKRNNVTKKPILKIQTNVPLKIILKWRGGELVKNITPGNTIL; via the coding sequence ATGATGAAAATTAATATGAGAAATTCCAAGATTCTAAGAACTGCTGAATTGATAGCTTTTAGTTTAATCATTAATCTATGGGGTTTTACATGTTTTGGACAACCTTATGCCGATACACACGTAAAAAATAAGTTAGTTGAGCTAAATCCTTATATAGGGAAGGCTATTGATACATCCCTTCCTCCTGCTTTTGTTGAAGCAAAAGAACGATTACCAGAGCCTTTTTGGAATGTCAGACCTGATGTGATAAAATGTTATTGGAGAGCATGGGAAATTGCTTTTTCAAATCTTAAGCAAGTCAATAAAAGTAGTGGTTTTGTTTCACCATTTATCGATCCGGCTTTTAACGGAAATATTTTTATGTGGGACTGTAGTTTTATGACCATGTATGGTAAATACGCCAAATCTGTATTTAATTTCCAAAATACATTAAATAACTTTTATGCAAAGCAGCATAGTGATGGATTTATCTGTCGTGAAATAAGAGAGAGTGACGGCAGTGATTGTTTCGAACGCTTTGATCCTTCCAGCACCGGTCCTAATATTATGCCATGGTCGGAATGGGAGTATTTTTTAAATTATAATGATACCGATAGGTTAAAAAATGTTTTTCCGGTACTTCTGGCTTATTATGAATGGTTTTATACCTATCGTTCCTGGCCTGATGGAACCTATTACTCAAGTGGATGGGGCTGTGGAATGGATAATCAACACCGAATGGCAAAAAACTTTAATGCGGCATGGAGTCACGGATTTTTGTCATGGATTGACACTTCATTTCAAGAAGTTTATTCTGCTAAAATACTTATCGAAATGGCCAAAGTGCTGGGGCGTGAGAACGATGTTGTTGATATTAAAAACCAAACTGACAAGCTCTCCAGTCAAATAAACAATTATATGTGGGATGAAAAAGAGAAATATTATTTTGATCGATTTAAAAATGGAGATTTAAGCAAAACTAAAAGTATAGCTTCCTATTGGGGATTATTAGCAGGTGCAGTTCCGGAAAATAGAATTAATGATTTTGTTAAACATCTTCAGGATACTTCAATGTTTGCACGTAAGCACATGGTTCCAACCCTATCGGCCGATGATGCAAATTTTAATCCTGACGGTGGGTATTGGAATGGAGCTGTTTGGGCTCCTACCAATTACATGGTATTACGCGGTCTCACTAAATACGGTTTCGATCCGTTGGCCTATCAGATTGCCATCAATCACCTGAATAATGTTGTGGAAGTATTTGACAAAACAAATACTTTTTGGGAAAACTATGCACCGGACAAAGCGCAAGGGAATGACCATTCAAATTTTGTTGGCTGGACAGGTTTAGTCCCAATCAATGTATTATTTGAATACGTATTTGGCATACGTCCTAATGTGCCAAATAATGAATTAATAATTGATGTGAACTTAACTGATGAATATGGTATAAACAAATACCCTTATGGCAAATCTGGTTTACTTGATATTCATTGTATGAAAAGAAATAATGTTACCAAAAAGCCAATTTTAAAAATCCAGACAAATGTACCTTTAAAAATAATTTTGAAATGGAGAGGTGGAGAATTGGTTAAGAATATAACACCAGGGAATACAATTCTGTAA
- a CDS encoding glycoside hydrolase family 30 beta sandwich domain-containing protein, with translation MKATMLAMILLVIFNTYSQQKNKIQSKPFLVSGKTVTVYTTADNTKLRMTLTDKLVFSASKQPLESEVSVFVEPKKTFQTFLGIGGAITDASAEVFAKLTKDKQQEFMNAYYDKEKGIGYSLLRTTIHSSDFSSGSYTYIKEGDTDLKTFSIDHDRQYRVPMIKEAMKTAGGKLTIYASPWSPPAFMKSNKHMLKGGTLLPEYYQSWANYYTKFIKAYEKEGIPIWGLTVQNEPMAVQTWESCVYTAEAERDFLKNFLGPTMKKEGLGDKKIVVWDHNRDLINQRANVIFSDPEASKYAWGMGFHWYESWAGGASMFDNVRKVKEEYPTKNLLFTEGCVESFDAKKYQFWANGERYGISMINDFNNGTVGWTDWNILLDQNGGPNHVGNFCFAPIHADINSGELIYTPSYYYIGHFSKFIHPDAKRISTAVSRSSLLSTSFLNMDGKIATVVMNQSDKEITYNLIIASEKTVVVIPAHAIQTLVY, from the coding sequence ATGAAAGCAACAATGTTAGCAATGATTTTGCTGGTTATATTCAACACATATTCCCAGCAAAAAAATAAAATCCAGTCAAAACCATTTTTAGTAAGTGGCAAAACAGTTACCGTTTACACCACGGCAGACAATACAAAATTAAGGATGACACTTACGGATAAATTAGTTTTCTCGGCGTCTAAACAACCTTTAGAATCCGAAGTCTCCGTTTTTGTTGAACCTAAAAAAACGTTCCAAACCTTTTTGGGAATTGGAGGCGCAATTACCGACGCCAGTGCTGAGGTTTTTGCAAAATTGACCAAAGACAAGCAACAAGAATTTATGAACGCCTACTATGATAAAGAAAAAGGGATAGGCTATTCATTGCTAAGAACAACAATTCACAGTTCAGATTTTAGCAGTGGAAGTTATACTTATATCAAAGAAGGCGATACCGATTTAAAGACTTTCAGTATTGACCACGACAGACAATATCGTGTTCCAATGATTAAAGAAGCCATGAAAACTGCTGGGGGAAAATTAACAATTTATGCTTCGCCATGGAGTCCACCGGCCTTTATGAAAAGCAATAAACATATGTTAAAAGGTGGTACATTATTGCCGGAGTATTACCAGTCTTGGGCAAATTATTACACAAAATTTATCAAAGCTTATGAAAAAGAAGGAATCCCAATTTGGGGTCTTACGGTTCAAAATGAACCTATGGCGGTTCAAACTTGGGAATCTTGCGTCTATACAGCTGAAGCTGAAAGAGATTTCCTGAAAAACTTTCTTGGACCAACAATGAAAAAAGAAGGCTTGGGAGATAAAAAAATTGTGGTTTGGGATCACAATCGTGATTTGATAAATCAAAGAGCGAATGTTATTTTTTCAGACCCGGAAGCTTCAAAATATGCCTGGGGAATGGGATTTCATTGGTATGAATCCTGGGCAGGAGGAGCATCCATGTTTGATAATGTTCGTAAAGTTAAGGAAGAATATCCAACTAAAAATTTATTGTTTACTGAAGGTTGTGTTGAGAGTTTTGATGCCAAAAAATATCAATTTTGGGCAAACGGTGAACGATATGGAATTTCTATGATTAATGATTTCAATAATGGAACTGTTGGCTGGACAGACTGGAATATTCTTTTGGACCAAAACGGAGGTCCAAACCATGTGGGCAATTTTTGTTTTGCTCCAATTCATGCTGACATCAATTCAGGGGAATTAATTTACACCCCTAGTTATTATTATATCGGTCATTTCTCTAAATTTATTCACCCTGATGCCAAAAGAATAAGTACAGCAGTAAGCAGAAGCAGTTTGTTAAGTACTTCATTCCTAAATATGGATGGGAAAATAGCTACTGTAGTCATGAATCAGTCTGATAAAGAGATTACGTATAATTTGATCATTGCTTCAGAAAAAACAGTGGTAGTAATTCCTGCGCATGCAATTCAAACATTAGTTTATTAA
- a CDS encoding glycoside hydrolase family 3 protein, which yields MTVITANAQDINNTKSVEAKIDHIISSLTIEEKVAMCHAQSKFSTPGVERLGIPELWMSDGPHGVRGEINWDNWGYAGWTNDSITAFPALTCLAATFNPNLSKDYGISIGEEARYRKKDVLLGPGVNMYRSPLNGRNFEYMGEDPFLASKMVVPYIQGVQQNGVAACVKHYALNNQELWRGHINVEVSDRALHEIYLPAFKAAVEEGKVWSIMGSYNLYKGQFCGHNSILLNSILKKDWNFDGVVISDWGGVHNTKQAALNGLDIEMGTGTDGLTTSTKNAYDSYYLADPFLKLLKSGEIDEEVLNDKVRRILRLMFRTNMASNRPFGRVNNQEHIVVARKIAGEGIVLLKNEASFFPINDSKEITIAVIGENATKPMTIGGGSSELKAKTEISPLEGLKNRYKNATIIHAMGYASGPSAYDRVIPSGLDENKLKQEAIEAASKADIVLFFGGLNKNHLQDCEGSDRKEYKLPFGQDELLNELLKVNPNTGVVLVSGNAVEMPWISKVKALMQAWYLGSVAGDAIADVISGDVNPSGKLPFSFPKKLSDNAAHSFGELSYPGDSINQYYKEDILVGYRWFDTKKIKPLFAFGEGQSYTKFEFSKLNTDKKEYAKNDSILISGNVSNTGNRDGSEVIQVYIGKLNSKVKRAEKELKGFQKIAVKKGSTADFTISIDVNSLSFYDESISNWNLEKGDYLIYIGNSSNNISEKIRITIK from the coding sequence ATGACAGTTATAACTGCTAATGCTCAAGATATTAATAATACAAAATCTGTAGAAGCAAAAATAGACCATATAATTTCTTCTTTAACCATAGAGGAAAAAGTGGCAATGTGTCATGCACAATCTAAATTTAGTACTCCAGGAGTCGAAAGACTGGGCATTCCCGAATTATGGATGTCTGACGGTCCTCATGGAGTTCGCGGAGAAATTAATTGGGATAATTGGGGATATGCCGGATGGACAAACGATTCTATAACTGCATTTCCTGCATTGACTTGTTTAGCGGCAACATTTAATCCTAATTTGTCTAAAGATTATGGAATAAGTATTGGCGAAGAAGCTCGTTACAGAAAAAAGGATGTGTTATTAGGTCCGGGCGTGAATATGTATCGTTCCCCTTTAAATGGTCGAAATTTTGAATATATGGGAGAAGATCCGTTTTTGGCTTCGAAAATGGTGGTTCCATACATTCAGGGCGTACAGCAAAATGGAGTTGCTGCTTGTGTAAAACATTATGCTCTCAACAATCAGGAATTATGGAGAGGTCATATAAATGTTGAAGTAAGTGACAGAGCCTTACACGAAATTTATTTACCGGCATTTAAAGCAGCAGTTGAAGAAGGAAAAGTTTGGTCAATTATGGGATCATATAACCTGTATAAAGGTCAGTTTTGCGGTCATAATAGCATATTATTGAATTCTATATTAAAGAAAGATTGGAATTTTGATGGCGTAGTCATATCTGATTGGGGCGGCGTACATAATACAAAACAAGCGGCTCTTAATGGTTTAGATATAGAAATGGGAACTGGCACTGATGGGTTGACAACATCTACAAAAAATGCTTACGATTCCTATTATTTGGCTGATCCTTTTTTAAAATTACTTAAAAGCGGCGAAATTGATGAGGAAGTTTTAAATGATAAAGTTAGAAGAATTTTACGATTAATGTTTCGTACAAACATGGCTTCGAATCGTCCTTTTGGAAGAGTGAATAATCAGGAACATATAGTTGTTGCCAGAAAAATTGCGGGTGAAGGGATTGTGTTATTAAAAAATGAGGCCTCTTTTTTCCCCATCAATGACTCAAAAGAAATAACAATTGCAGTTATTGGCGAAAATGCAACAAAACCAATGACAATTGGTGGCGGTTCATCTGAATTGAAAGCCAAAACAGAAATTTCTCCTTTGGAGGGATTGAAAAATCGATATAAAAACGCCACTATAATTCACGCAATGGGTTATGCCTCTGGTCCTTCAGCCTATGACAGGGTTATTCCTTCAGGATTAGATGAAAATAAACTAAAACAAGAAGCAATTGAAGCAGCTTCAAAAGCAGATATTGTATTGTTTTTTGGCGGATTAAATAAAAATCACCTTCAGGATTGTGAAGGATCGGATAGAAAAGAGTATAAATTACCATTTGGACAAGACGAATTATTAAATGAACTTTTAAAAGTTAATCCAAATACAGGAGTTGTATTAGTAAGTGGAAATGCTGTTGAAATGCCCTGGATTTCTAAGGTAAAAGCTTTAATGCAGGCTTGGTATTTAGGCAGTGTTGCCGGGGATGCAATTGCCGATGTGATTAGTGGAGATGTAAATCCTTCAGGAAAACTGCCTTTTTCATTTCCTAAAAAATTAAGCGATAATGCGGCACATTCTTTTGGAGAATTGAGCTACCCTGGAGACAGTATCAATCAATACTACAAAGAAGACATTTTGGTTGGTTACAGATGGTTCGATACCAAGAAAATTAAGCCCTTATTTGCTTTTGGGGAAGGACAGTCTTATACAAAATTTGAGTTTTCGAAATTGAATACAGACAAGAAAGAATATGCGAAAAACGATTCCATTTTAATTTCAGGAAATGTTTCAAATACCGGAAACAGGGATGGTTCAGAAGTAATACAAGTATATATTGGAAAACTAAATTCAAAAGTTAAAAGAGCTGAAAAAGAGTTGAAAGGTTTTCAAAAAATTGCAGTTAAAAAAGGTTCAACTGCTGATTTTACAATTTCGATTGACGTAAATAGTTTGAGTTTTTATGATGAATCTATTTCAAATTGGAATCTGGAAAAAGGCGATTATCTAATTTATATAGGGAATTCATCAAATAATATTTCGGAAAAAATAAGGATAACAATCAAATAA
- a CDS encoding RagB/SusD family nutrient uptake outer membrane protein: MKTIKFKYLFIVIALISLGSCSEEFVDIKPKGSFLSDNYYADEAQATAALVGVYDIIRKNSGSFENMIAVMNAGSDDHYAGGGSATDGEGIQAFSKHTLTSINVLRPFWTDHYQGIFRANMLLVKLPNVAMSDNLKARFAAEAKALRAIYYFNLVRIFKNVPLLLDPLTATNMYDVEQAAPEAVYAQIEKDLLEAIPVLPTSVPVATDGGRITKGAAQAMLGKVYLYDNKKAEAAAVLAQVNGTPGAANQYGNKLLSNYSDLWVFSNKFNAESLLEVSHTNKGNSDWWFWGSGMDEGNTLNVMVGVRNYSRTSGSTAADLAPGWSFDVITQDLYDAIKTDPRFGATIFDMKAIKAAGQADYVEGYQDTGYFLNKFMPRNSDKTTGGGAVEINYQQNSYVIRLADTYLMEAEALGSGARAQALLDAVRARVGLPSVPVTLAAIKNERRMELAGEGHRFFDLVRWGDAATKLANRGFAAGKDEIWPIPTSELQGTKLKQNPGYN, from the coding sequence ATGAAAACGATAAAATTTAAATATTTATTTATTGTGATAGCACTGATTTCCTTAGGTTCTTGTTCTGAGGAGTTTGTGGATATAAAACCAAAGGGATCTTTCCTTTCAGATAATTATTATGCAGATGAAGCACAGGCAACAGCTGCTCTTGTTGGAGTATATGATATAATCAGAAAAAATTCAGGCAGTTTTGAAAATATGATTGCCGTAATGAATGCAGGTTCAGATGATCATTATGCAGGTGGTGGCAGTGCTACAGACGGAGAGGGAATTCAAGCTTTCTCTAAACACACGCTAACTTCAATAAATGTACTAAGACCTTTTTGGACTGACCATTATCAGGGAATTTTCAGAGCCAATATGTTGCTTGTAAAATTGCCAAATGTTGCTATGTCTGATAATCTGAAAGCCAGATTTGCTGCTGAAGCAAAAGCATTACGCGCTATCTATTATTTCAATTTGGTGCGAATCTTCAAGAATGTTCCATTATTATTGGATCCTTTGACTGCAACTAATATGTATGACGTAGAACAGGCCGCTCCCGAAGCAGTTTATGCCCAAATAGAAAAAGATTTATTAGAAGCAATACCTGTTTTGCCAACTAGTGTTCCAGTTGCAACAGATGGTGGACGCATTACCAAAGGTGCTGCTCAAGCAATGCTTGGGAAAGTATATTTATATGATAACAAAAAGGCTGAAGCTGCCGCAGTTTTGGCTCAGGTAAATGGTACACCGGGTGCAGCAAATCAATACGGCAATAAATTATTATCTAACTATAGTGATTTATGGGTGTTTTCCAACAAATTTAATGCAGAGTCACTTTTAGAAGTATCACATACAAATAAAGGTAATTCTGATTGGTGGTTTTGGGGTTCTGGAATGGATGAAGGAAATACATTGAATGTTATGGTAGGGGTTAGAAATTACTCAAGAACTTCAGGTTCCACTGCCGCAGACTTGGCACCAGGATGGAGCTTTGATGTTATTACGCAGGATTTGTACGATGCTATTAAAACAGACCCAAGATTTGGAGCAACAATATTTGACATGAAAGCAATAAAAGCAGCAGGTCAGGCAGATTATGTTGAAGGCTATCAGGATACAGGGTATTTCTTAAATAAATTTATGCCAAGAAATTCGGATAAGACCACTGGTGGTGGAGCTGTAGAGATAAATTACCAACAGAATTCTTATGTGATTAGACTTGCAGATACATATTTAATGGAAGCAGAAGCATTGGGTTCTGGTGCAAGAGCACAAGCATTATTGGATGCAGTAAGAGCAAGGGTTGGTTTGCCATCTGTTCCGGTTACACTTGCTGCTATTAAAAACGAAAGAAGAATGGAACTTGCAGGAGAAGGTCACCGATTCTTTGATTTAGTAAGGTGGGGAGATGCCGCGACTAAATTAGCAAATAGAGGATTTGCTGCTGGTAAAGATGAAATTTGGCCAATACCAACTAGTGAGCTTCAAGGAACTAAATTGAAACAAAATCCTGGATATAATTAG
- a CDS encoding TonB-dependent receptor, with amino-acid sequence MKLTKLFIFCFLSILFSVYGQAQDLTVKGKVIDEKGVPISGATIILKGTSLSGATDFDGRFQINAPKNGVLSISFIGYKTVDLAVNGQTSVEVKMYPASQDLNEVIVVGYGTQKKSVTTGAISSVRARDLEKVPNGRVEQALQGRVSGVTIAASSGQPGSNSTVRVRGVTTFAGNDPLWVVDGVVVDAGGIGFLNQSDIESIEVLKDAASAAIYGTRAASGVILVTTKKGKSGKMTVNYNGFAGISSPEKTLNLLNATQYGALMNEKSIATGGPVLFSDLSALGTGTDWQKAIFNTNAMRYSHELSISGGNDVSTFYASFGIQDQEGIVTTENSKYNKKSFRLNSTHKLSKFFTFGQTLAFTHVKSSGIDANNESNGPLISAINLDPITPLVETDPIKANSAPYSGNAVIRDANGNPYGISSLVGQGMVNPLAYTKIRLGAYGASDDLVGNTYLEAAINKHIKVRSTLGGKLSYWDSQIFTPVYYLGATYSVSKNSFSKSQNKSFAWNIENIVTYTNKFGNHNLTVLLGQGSYVDNIGGGSTSKMYGLPITNYRDASFNFDIPQSNRESSTYDLTEHKLTSLFSRINYDYKEKYLFTGIVRRDGSSRFGINHKFGVFPSFNLGWVVTKEDFWKENDVLNTLKIRGGYGIVGNDNIGEFRYLSLVNGGYNYSFGNTGAIASGYANLTLDNPDLKWEETSQANIGFESTFFNALNLTVDLYKKKTAGILRPINIPGYVGVATNPAGNVADMENKGIEVELGYKKKLGEVNFSVNGSVAYLKNEVTYIAADSDYITGDAGFPTIGQVTRTQVGQSYNSFYGFKTAGIFQNQAEINTYTNTSGGLIQPNAHPGDFRWVDTDGSGSIDDKDKQFLGSNIPKYTFGLTLNLDYKNFDFMVFTQGVAGNKIFQGLRRLDVGDANYQTIALSRWTGEGTSNDYPRLTNNDTNGNFGKMSDFYLEKGDYLRLKLVQLGYSLPSDVISKIGANKVRMYLTAENLFTLTKYTGYDPEIGGGVFGIDRGIYPQARTFMLGVNLQF; translated from the coding sequence ATGAAATTAACAAAATTGTTTATTTTTTGCTTTTTATCTATTCTATTCTCAGTTTACGGGCAGGCTCAAGACCTAACTGTTAAGGGAAAAGTAATTGATGAAAAAGGAGTGCCTATTTCAGGGGCAACCATAATTTTAAAAGGAACGTCATTATCAGGTGCGACAGATTTTGATGGTAGGTTTCAAATTAATGCTCCTAAGAATGGAGTTTTGTCAATCAGTTTTATCGGCTATAAAACTGTTGATTTGGCTGTTAATGGTCAAACATCAGTGGAGGTAAAAATGTATCCTGCATCACAAGATTTAAATGAAGTGATAGTAGTAGGGTATGGTACCCAAAAGAAAAGTGTGACAACCGGTGCGATTTCAAGCGTAAGAGCTAGGGATTTGGAAAAAGTTCCTAATGGACGTGTAGAACAAGCACTGCAGGGTAGAGTTTCCGGAGTTACCATTGCCGCCAGTTCTGGTCAGCCTGGTTCAAATTCTACAGTTCGGGTTAGAGGCGTGACTACTTTTGCCGGTAACGACCCACTTTGGGTTGTAGATGGTGTTGTTGTAGATGCAGGAGGAATTGGATTTCTTAATCAATCGGATATTGAGTCCATTGAAGTGCTTAAAGATGCCGCTTCAGCTGCCATTTATGGAACACGTGCTGCATCAGGAGTTATCTTGGTTACAACCAAAAAAGGAAAATCAGGAAAAATGACTGTAAACTACAATGGTTTCGCAGGAATTTCATCACCGGAAAAGACGTTGAATTTATTAAATGCAACACAATATGGTGCTTTAATGAATGAAAAATCAATTGCGACTGGAGGACCTGTACTATTTTCGGATTTATCTGCTCTAGGTACTGGTACAGATTGGCAAAAAGCTATTTTTAATACTAATGCTATGCGTTATTCACACGAATTAAGTATTAGTGGAGGAAATGATGTTTCAACTTTTTATGCTTCTTTTGGGATTCAGGATCAGGAAGGAATCGTTACCACTGAAAATTCGAAATATAACAAAAAGAGTTTTCGTTTAAATTCGACTCATAAATTATCTAAATTTTTCACTTTTGGACAAACATTAGCATTTACTCATGTTAAATCATCTGGCATCGATGCAAATAATGAATCCAATGGACCATTAATTTCTGCAATCAACCTGGATCCAATTACTCCTTTGGTTGAAACGGATCCTATAAAAGCCAATTCAGCTCCATATAGCGGAAATGCTGTAATTAGAGACGCTAATGGAAATCCTTACGGAATTTCAAGTTTAGTTGGTCAAGGGATGGTTAACCCTTTGGCCTATACCAAAATTAGATTAGGCGCTTATGGTGCATCTGATGATCTTGTTGGGAACACCTATTTGGAGGCTGCAATAAACAAGCATATCAAAGTGAGATCAACTCTTGGAGGCAAATTAAGCTATTGGGATTCACAAATTTTTACACCTGTTTATTATTTAGGGGCTACTTATAGTGTGTCTAAAAATAGTTTCAGTAAAAGTCAAAACAAAAGTTTTGCATGGAATATTGAAAACATAGTAACCTATACAAATAAATTCGGGAATCATAACCTGACAGTTTTATTGGGACAAGGATCTTATGTAGATAATATCGGAGGTGGATCTACATCTAAAATGTATGGATTGCCTATTACAAATTATCGTGATGCCTCTTTCAACTTTGATATTCCACAATCTAACAGAGAAAGCAGTACTTATGATTTGACGGAGCATAAATTAACTTCTTTGTTCTCACGTATAAATTACGATTATAAAGAAAAATACCTATTCACTGGAATTGTTCGTCGAGATGGTTCAAGCCGTTTTGGAATCAATCATAAATTTGGAGTATTTCCTTCATTCAATTTAGGGTGGGTAGTAACCAAAGAAGATTTTTGGAAAGAAAACGATGTACTTAATACACTGAAAATTAGAGGAGGTTATGGGATTGTTGGAAATGATAACATTGGAGAATTCAGATATCTTTCTTTAGTTAATGGCGGCTACAATTATTCTTTTGGAAATACAGGGGCAATTGCCAGTGGCTATGCTAACCTTACGCTTGATAATCCTGATTTAAAATGGGAAGAAACTTCTCAAGCGAATATTGGTTTTGAATCTACATTTTTCAATGCGCTTAATCTTACGGTAGATTTATACAAGAAAAAAACTGCTGGAATTTTACGACCTATAAACATTCCGGGATATGTTGGGGTAGCTACAAATCCAGCAGGAAACGTTGCTGATATGGAAAATAAAGGTATTGAGGTTGAATTAGGGTATAAAAAGAAATTAGGAGAAGTGAATTTCTCGGTTAATGGAAGCGTAGCTTACCTGAAAAACGAAGTTACTTATATCGCTGCTGATTCAGATTATATTACTGGAGACGCAGGTTTTCCAACAATAGGACAGGTTACAAGAACGCAAGTTGGGCAATCCTACAATTCTTTCTACGGATTTAAAACAGCAGGCATTTTTCAAAACCAAGCAGAAATTAATACCTATACAAATACTTCAGGCGGCTTAATTCAGCCAAATGCACACCCGGGAGATTTTCGTTGGGTTGATACAGATGGCAGTGGTTCTATAGATGATAAAGACAAACAATTTTTGGGAAGTAATATTCCAAAATATACTTTCGGTTTGACCTTGAATTTAGATTATAAAAATTTCGATTTTATGGTTTTTACCCAAGGCGTGGCTGGGAATAAAATTTTTCAAGGATTGCGTAGGTTAGATGTTGGTGATGCCAATTATCAGACTATTGCATTAAGCAGATGGACAGGAGAAGGAACATCAAATGATTATCCAAGACTTACAAATAATGACACCAATGGCAATTTTGGTAAAATGTCTGACTTTTATCTTGAAAAAGGAGATTATTTGAGATTAAAATTAGTTCAGTTAGGATATTCATTACCAAGTGATGTGATTAGCAAAATTGGAGCCAATAAAGTTCGTATGTATTTAACTGCTGAAAACCTATTTACATTAACCAAATATACTGGATATGATCCTGAAATTGGCGGGGGAGTATTTGGAATAGACAGAGGAATCTATCCGCAAGCAAGAACGTTTATGCTTGGAGTTAATTTACAATTTTAA